Below is a window of Cytobacillus firmus DNA.
TACAGCTTCTATCAAAGAATAGCCGGGAAATATGGGGCAGACTATATAGCGCTTGGGCATCATGGTGATGATCAGGTTGAAACCATTTTAATGCGCCTCACAAGGGGAAGCGCAGGCAGCGCAAGAGCAGGTATCCCCGTTACGCGTCTGTTTGGTGATTATACGATCATCCGCCCGTTTCTGTGCTTGAATAGAGCGGAAATCGAAAGCTACTGCCTGAAAGAACACCTGAACCCCCGGCGGGATCCAAGCAATGAAAAAGGCATATACAGCCGGAACCGCTTCAGGCAGGAAGTGCTCCCATTCCTGAGAAAAGAAAATCCCCAGGTGCATGAGCATTTTCAAAAATTCAGTGAAGATTTGCAAAGTGATGAAGCATATCTGCAGGAATTAACCGTCCATAAAATGAATACAGTAATGAAAAAGAATGCCAATGAGGAAATTAGTGTGGATATCGATGCTTTTGAGGCAATGCCAATGCCTTTACAAAGGAGAGGGATTCAACTAATATTAAACTATCTTTATAAGGAAAGGCCGGCATCGTTATCGGCATCTCATATAGAGAGTATTTTTTCCTTAATGAAAAGTCCTCATCCATCGGGAAATTTAGATTTTCCAGGCGGTTTACATATTGTACGCTCCTACCGGCAATGCCACTTTTTATTCCCGAAGGAACCTGTACAATCCTATCGATATGAAATCTTCAAACCTGCAAGCATTAAACTCCCAAACGGCGGATCGATTATCCTTGAATATGCTGACTGTCCTGAAGGAAATCTAAACAATGAAACCCTGGTACTGGACAGGGAAGGTGAATATTTTCCAATCATCATCAGGACGAGAGAAAAGGGAGACCGCATGACGCTTAAAGGAATGCAGGGTTCCCGAAAGATTAAGGATATTTTCATCGATCATAAAATACCGCTGCATGATCGGAAAACCTGGCCAATCGTGACAGATGCACAAGGCAGGATTCTATGGGTGCCTGGTTTGAAGAAATCGCATGATGATAGGCAGCAGCAATTCTGCACCAGTTATATTATTTTAAAATACATAAAGCAATGATCTTCTAGGGGGCACAATAAATGATGAAAAATGATATTGAAAAAGTACTGATTTCGGAAGAGGAGCTGCAGGATAAGATTAAATCCCTTGCTGCTGAACTTACTGAAGAATACCAGGACCGATTCCCGCTTGCCATTGGGGTTTTAAAAGGGGCAATGCCATTCATGAGCGACCTTTTAAAGCGTGTGGATACATATCTTGAGATGGACTTCATGGATGTATCCAGCTATGGGAATTCAATGGTTTCTTCAGGAGAAGTGAAAATCCTGAAAGACCTTGATACTTCTGTTGAAGGCAGAGATATTCTGATCATTGAAGATATCATCGACAGCGGCTTGACACTCAGCTATCTGGTTGAGCTGTTCCGCTACAGAAAAGCGAAAAGCATTAAGATTGTAACACTGCTTGACAAGCCAACTGGAAGAAAGGCTGATATCAAAGCGGATTATGTAGGATTTATTGTTCCTGATGAGTTCGTAGTCGGCTATGGCCTTGATTATGCGGAAAAGTACCGCAACCTTCCATATATTGGAGTGCTTAAGCCGGAAGTATACAGCAATAACGATTAAGGAAATCCTAAGTATGATCTTGGATTAAAGCCCTTTACTGAAACAAGAATCACCCGGTTTTAAGAAGTCTAATTCCTTGTATTGGCACGATTTTCTATGATACTATACACTATAGTTTGTTTACCGTGGGAGGAGGTAAGGGATGAATCGGATCTTCCGGAATACCATCTTTTATTTATTAATATTTTTAGTCATTATTGGAGTTGTCAGCTTCTTTAACGGCAACAATGAACCAACGGAGCACATCTCTTATAATAAATTTGTTGATCACTTGGAAAGCGGCGATATTACGTCCATTTCCCTTCAGCCTGAGAGAGGTGTTTTTGAAGTACGGGGTCAGCTTGAGGGATATGAGGAAGGCAAATACTTCCTGACTTATATCATGAACAATGATAATATCCTTGACCGTGTCGATCAATTAGCCCAGACATCGGATGTCGATGTGATGCCGGCTAAGGAAACAAGCGGCTGGGTTACATTCTTTACGTCAATCATTCCCTTCATCATCATCTTCATACTATTCTTCTTCCTGCTGAACCAGGCGCAGGGCGGAGGCAGCCGTGTGATGAACTTCGGCAAAAGCAAAGCCAAGCTGTATGATGAAAGCAAAAAGAAAGTGCGCTTTAAAGATGTTGCAGGCGCCGATGAAGAAAAGCAGGAGCTTGTTGAGGTCGTTGAGTTCCTTAAAGACCCGCGCAAGTTTGCTGAATTGGGAGCAAGAATTCCTAAAGGGGTTCTTCTTGTAGGACCTCCGGGAACAGGTAAAACCTTGCTTGCACGGGCAGCTGCCGGTGAAGCGGGCGTTCCGTTCTTCTCTATAAGCGGTTCTGATTTCGTTGAAATGTTCGTCGGTGTGGGTGCTTCCCGTGTCCGCGACTTATTCGAAAATGCGAAAAAGAACGCGCCTTGTATTATTTTTATCGATGAAATTGATGCTGTAGGGCGCCAGCGTGGTGCCGGCCTAGGCGGCGGACATGATGAACGCGAGCAGACCCTTAACCAGCTTCTCGTTGAAATGGATGGATTTGGAGCAAACGAAGGAATTATCATCGTTGCTGCCACTAACCGTCCGGATATTCTTGACCCGGCATTATTGCGTCCGGGACGTTTTGACAGACAGATTACAGTTGACCGCCCGGATGTAACAGGTCGTGAAGCTGTACTTAAAGTACACGCACGCAATAAACCTCTTGATGAGAGTGTCAACCTAAAGGCTATTGCACAGCGTACACCTGGTTTCTCAGGAGCAGACTTAGAAAACTTATTGAATGAGGCGGCCCTTGTCGCAGCCCGTCGAAATAAGAAAAAGATAGACATGACAGATTTAGATGAAGCATCAGACCGTGTAATTGCTGGTCCCGCTAAGAAAAGCCGTGTTATTTCTAAGAAGGAAAGAAACATCGTTGCTTTCCATGAAGCAGGTCATACAGTCATCGGTTTAGTGCTTGATGAAGCAGAAATGGTTCATAAGGTTACAATCGTGCCGCGCGGCCAGGCCGGAGGATATGCAGTAATGCTTCCGAAAGAAGACCGCTACTTCCAGACGAAGCCTGAGCTTCTCGACAAAATTGTCGGATTGCTTGGCGGACGTGTGGCTGAAGAAATCGTCTTCGGTGAAGTAAGCACAGGTGCCCATAATGACTTCCAGCGTGCGACAGGCATTGCCCGCCGCATGGTAACCGAATTCGGAATGAGCGACAAGCTTGGACCATTGCAGTTCGGACAGTCTCAGGGCGGCCAGGTATTCCTTGGACGTGACTTCCATAATGAACAGAACTATTCAGATGCAATCGCATATGAAATCGATCTTGAAATCCAGCGCATTATCAAGGAATCATATGAAAGAGCAAGAAAGCTCTTAACAGAAAACCGTGATAAGCTGAATCTGATCGCAAATACATTGCTTGAAGTTGAAACGCTTGATGCGGAACAAATCAAGCACTTATCAGACCACGGCAGACTGCCTGACCGTTCAGCAACTTCCATTTCAACGGATGAAGATGTGAAAGTAAACATCAACATCAAGAAAGAGGATCCTGCTGAAACAGGCGAAATCCCTGAAACAAGGGAAGGCTCAAGCCCCGCAGAAGCGGATGTGCCACCTGCCATCGACGAAGAACGCAAAGACAAATAATAATCGAAAAGCGCCTCTAGGGGCGCTTTTTTTTTGCCGGAAAACATCAATTCCAAGACCGCCCGGAATTTTCGATTACGCGAAACAACAGCAGTTGTGATATGATGTTTTCAGTGAAAAAATAAGGCTGTATTCGTAAGGTTTGTTGTTATTTGGGCATGTAACTTAATTAGACCTCTGAGTTGATTGGAGCGGAAGGCACTTGATCCTCGAAAATGCTGACGCATTTCCTTCGTGCGGTGTTCAATCGAGGAAGCCTATTCAATGTCCTGCGGGAGGAGAGGGAAGTGTGAGACCCCGCAGGCGAAGCCGAGGAGGCTCGCATTCCTCCCCGCGGAAAGCAAGTGCAAGTGCCTGGAGCGGAGATCAACGGGCTGAGTTCATAGGCAAAAAACAATAATCTTTGAAAAAGAGCCAAAAATAAAACTTCATTTAAATAATCATAAAGTGGTGAGAATGTTGATCTTTGTTTTCGACGTAGGGAATACGAATATCGTTCTGGGTGTCTATGACCAAGATGAATTAAAGCATCATTGGCGAATTGAAACCAACCGGAATAAAACAGAAGATGAATATGGAATGATTGTGAAGTCTCTGTTTGAGCATGAGAATCTTTCCTTTTCAGATATAGATGGCATTATCATTTCCTCAGTGGTGCCGCCAATCATGTTTTCGCTTGAAAGAATGTGCCAGAAATATTTCCATGTGAAGCCTCTTGTTGTAGGTCCTGGCATCAAGACAGGCTTAAACATCAAGTATGATAACCCGAGAGAAGTGGGGGCAGACCGCATCGTCAATGCTATAGCGGCCATTCATGAATATGGAAGCCCGTTAGTTATTGTCGATTTTGGGACAGCCACTACCTATTGCTATATCAATGAAAATAAACAATATATGGGCGGCGCCATTGCCCCGGGAATCGGGATTTCAACAGAGGCTCTTTATTCCCGTGCAGCGAAGCTTCCACGAATAGAAATTGCCCGTCCTGATCATATTGTCGGCAAAAATACAGTATCTGCCATGCAGGCGGGAATTCTTTATGGTTACGTCGGCCAGGTGGAAGGTATAGTAAAAAGAATGAAAGATCAGGCAGATGAAAAGCCGACTGTCATTGCCACGGGAGGCCTTGCGGGGCTCATCGCTCAAGAGTCGGATATCATCGATGTTGTGGATCCATTTTTAACTTTAAAGGGCCTGCAGATTATTTATAAACGAAATATGGAGAACATAAAAAAATAGTAAGCTTAAAAAGCTGCTGCTAATAAAGCAGTTT
It encodes the following:
- the tilS gene encoding tRNA lysidine(34) synthetase TilS, translated to MLEEKVSAFLKKKGLDLKNKKIVIGVSGGPDSIALLHYFWSRQQQYQTELIAAHVDHMFRGEESLQDAMFVRDYCRDKAIPFEMERVNVPEYMEKSGKSSQTAARDCRYSFYQRIAGKYGADYIALGHHGDDQVETILMRLTRGSAGSARAGIPVTRLFGDYTIIRPFLCLNRAEIESYCLKEHLNPRRDPSNEKGIYSRNRFRQEVLPFLRKENPQVHEHFQKFSEDLQSDEAYLQELTVHKMNTVMKKNANEEISVDIDAFEAMPMPLQRRGIQLILNYLYKERPASLSASHIESIFSLMKSPHPSGNLDFPGGLHIVRSYRQCHFLFPKEPVQSYRYEIFKPASIKLPNGGSIILEYADCPEGNLNNETLVLDREGEYFPIIIRTREKGDRMTLKGMQGSRKIKDIFIDHKIPLHDRKTWPIVTDAQGRILWVPGLKKSHDDRQQQFCTSYIILKYIKQ
- the hpt gene encoding hypoxanthine phosphoribosyltransferase yields the protein MKNDIEKVLISEEELQDKIKSLAAELTEEYQDRFPLAIGVLKGAMPFMSDLLKRVDTYLEMDFMDVSSYGNSMVSSGEVKILKDLDTSVEGRDILIIEDIIDSGLTLSYLVELFRYRKAKSIKIVTLLDKPTGRKADIKADYVGFIVPDEFVVGYGLDYAEKYRNLPYIGVLKPEVYSNND
- the ftsH gene encoding ATP-dependent zinc metalloprotease FtsH, whose amino-acid sequence is MNRIFRNTIFYLLIFLVIIGVVSFFNGNNEPTEHISYNKFVDHLESGDITSISLQPERGVFEVRGQLEGYEEGKYFLTYIMNNDNILDRVDQLAQTSDVDVMPAKETSGWVTFFTSIIPFIIIFILFFFLLNQAQGGGSRVMNFGKSKAKLYDESKKKVRFKDVAGADEEKQELVEVVEFLKDPRKFAELGARIPKGVLLVGPPGTGKTLLARAAAGEAGVPFFSISGSDFVEMFVGVGASRVRDLFENAKKNAPCIIFIDEIDAVGRQRGAGLGGGHDEREQTLNQLLVEMDGFGANEGIIIVAATNRPDILDPALLRPGRFDRQITVDRPDVTGREAVLKVHARNKPLDESVNLKAIAQRTPGFSGADLENLLNEAALVAARRNKKKIDMTDLDEASDRVIAGPAKKSRVISKKERNIVAFHEAGHTVIGLVLDEAEMVHKVTIVPRGQAGGYAVMLPKEDRYFQTKPELLDKIVGLLGGRVAEEIVFGEVSTGAHNDFQRATGIARRMVTEFGMSDKLGPLQFGQSQGGQVFLGRDFHNEQNYSDAIAYEIDLEIQRIIKESYERARKLLTENRDKLNLIANTLLEVETLDAEQIKHLSDHGRLPDRSATSISTDEDVKVNINIKKEDPAETGEIPETREGSSPAEADVPPAIDEERKDK
- a CDS encoding type III pantothenate kinase, producing MIFVFDVGNTNIVLGVYDQDELKHHWRIETNRNKTEDEYGMIVKSLFEHENLSFSDIDGIIISSVVPPIMFSLERMCQKYFHVKPLVVGPGIKTGLNIKYDNPREVGADRIVNAIAAIHEYGSPLVIVDFGTATTYCYINENKQYMGGAIAPGIGISTEALYSRAAKLPRIEIARPDHIVGKNTVSAMQAGILYGYVGQVEGIVKRMKDQADEKPTVIATGGLAGLIAQESDIIDVVDPFLTLKGLQIIYKRNMENIKK